A stretch of DNA from Geminocystis sp. M7585_C2015_104:
TATAGTAACCTGCCAGGGAATTAAGAGCGGTTTGCATAGTGGTAAAGGATCTTAATCCATTATACTTGTTATTGCGACGATAGCGGGCTATATAGTCGTTAATTTTTCTACGGGCTTGGGCTTGTATTTCTTTTTTCACTTCTGGTGGGGCATCTGCTGGCAATTCTACTGCCCTGGTTAACTCTTGTACCACTTCTATTGTGTCATTTACGTAGTTCCCAGTAAGACTATCAGCTAGGAGGGGGGGGGTATAAGCAAAAAAGAGGGTAAAGGCCAAGACAGAGGCGAGAATTCGAGTAATAGAGGCTCTAATCATGACAAGAATGGGTTGAGAACAGATTTGCTATGATTTTACCAGGGAAAAGAGACAGTTGTTAACTGTCAAGGGGCCTTAGTGGTGGCGAATTTAATTTTAAGGTAGTCTCCTTCCATTTTGGCGCCGGCGGGGGAGAGGGTAGCCAAAGCTTGGGGCAAAACCAGGTTACGACGGTGGTTTCCTATTCTAACATTTAATTCATCGCCGGTTTTGTTTAGTTTTATTTGTTGTTTGGGGATGCCTGGTAGATATAGTTCGAGACTGTAGGTTTTGTCTTCTTGGACTACTCTGATAGTATTTTCCCGGTAGTATACTTGAGTTGGGTCTTCGTCGCCGGGGTAGAGGGTGTCTTTAAGTCTTTCTAGGGCTGCCAAACCACACATTTCCTCGGGGAAGAGGGGTACTTCCTTTACGGGGAGGGGGTGGAAGTCGTCATATATTTGTTGCTTGTAGATTTTCTGGGTTTCTTTCCACTTTTGGAAGAAAGGGTCTTCTACGGTTTCTGGGATAATACGATTAGCAATTATCAGGTCAGTGGCCACATTATAAAGGCTAAGATAGGCATGGGCGCGGAGGGACTCTTTTATTACCATTTTTTCGGGGTTAGTAACAAGACGGACGGTGGTTTGGGTGTTGTCGGTAAGGACTTTTTCTAATTCTTCGATTTGGAGGTAGAATTCATAGGGTGCCTCCATTACCTCATTGGAGGGGAGAGAGAAACCGGCAATGGGTTTAAAGATGGGCTCAAAAATGGGGCGTAAGGCTGCTGACATGGTTTGGAAGGGTTTATAGAATTTGCGCATGTACCACCCGCCCACCTCTGGTAGACTTAATAGACGTAAGGCTGTGCCTGTGGGGGCCGAGTCTATAATCAGTACATCAAAATCTCCCTCATCATAGTGCCTTTTCATCCTCACTAGACTAAAGATTTCGTCCATCCCTGGCAGTATTGCCAATTCTTCTGCCTGTACTCCATCCAGTCCTCTTGCCTGAAGTACCTCAGTAATGTAGCGCTTTACAGCCCCCCAGTTGTTTTCTAACTCCATGAGGGCGTCCAACTCTGCCGCCCAGAGGTTGTCTTTGATAAGTCTGGGTTCATGTGCCAATTCTAGCTCAAAACTGTCGGCGAGGGAGTGGGCTGGATCTGTACTTAAAACTAGGGTTTTATAGCCAAGGGAGGCACATTTTAGGCCAGTTGCGGCGGCGACGGAGGTTTTTCCCACTCCCCCTTTTCCTGTCATCAGAATTACGCGCATATCCGTCAGTTCTAGTTCATTTCCCTTTTAGAGTATAACGTTTTGTTAAGAAATTTCGTGGTTCTTTTAAGTTTTTCCCGCCGCCAGGGTGGGGTAAAGGATTTCCTTAATGGGTTGGCGAGACAGGCAATACCAGTGACAGGCAAACAAATCCGGTTGTTGGATATGGATGGAGGCGATAGCGGGGGTGGCAGGGAAGGGCCAAAGGCGGTCGAAGATGATATCCTCTCCCATAAGGCGGAATTGTAGCAGATAGACGGAGGGGATTGCCCCTATAGAGTCTAACAAGTCATTAGCGAGACGATGTAGTTTTTTGAGGATGGGGGAGGGTAGGGTGTAGGGGTAGCGATAGTCGTTAGGAATTACCCCCTCCGCTATTATTGAGCCGTAGATTAGTTTTTCTTCTGTCATAATGATAGGCAGCCACAAATCCCCCAGCCAGCAGTTGTCTTTGCTGGTTTGGTAGCCAAACTTTGCCTCCACCCATTTCCTCCTGGCTTCCAAGTCGCGACAGGCTGCATATACTTGGCGTGCGGGGAAATCAAACCAATCTGGTAGTTTTATTGTAAGGGGGCAGTATATATATTCAGGGGAGGCTGGTGGTAGTTGTATAGATTTCGACCATAACTCAGCCCCACCAATGATTTCCACCTGGAAGTTTTTTCCCGACTGGGTGATACTTTTGGCTAACGCTGATGCCATTCTTTCCGTTACTGGGGATTTGCGGCTGATGTTTCCCCCTTCCACCTGGGCGTTAACAATTATAGTGACTTTTGACATCCTTCCACCTATCGGTTGCTAATCCCTATTATCCCAGTTTGAGGTGCTCAATCCTCGGGGTGTTTCGACTCATCACCATCCCCTTCTTGGATTCTTCTTTAATGGCCGTAGGAGGGGTTTAGGGTTTTTGTATTTTTTTTTGATTTACAAAGTAAATAATTCGACAACCCTTGCCCTAACATTTCCCATTATAGGAGAGGGGCAAGGCTGTCATCATGCAGTCTAACCCTGACTTTCTGGGGTTTCGGTTGGAGTAGTGGATGTAGTTTCTTCTACCTCAGCAGGGGGAGTGGTTTCTGTCTTAGTTTCTGCCTGAGGAGTTTCAGCAGGGGGAGTGATTTCTGTCTTAGTTTCCACTTGAGGAGTTTTAGCAGGGGGAGTGATTTCTGTCTTAGTTTCTGCCTGAGGAGTTTCAGCAGGGGGAGTGGTTTCTGTCTTAGTTTCCACTTGAGGAGTTTTAGCAGGGGGAGTGATTTCTGTCTTAGTTTCTGCCTGAGGAGTTTCAGCAGGGGGAGTGGTTTCTGTCTTAGTTTCTGCCTGAGGAGTTTCAGCAGGGGGAGTGGTTTCTGTCTTGACGGGTGGAATGGTTTCGGTAGGCAATTGTGTTTCCTCTACCGGTTTGTAGTTTTTGATGACAATGGCTTTGGCTTTTTCTAAGGGGATTTTGCCGGTTACCAGTTGTGCTAGGGTGTCTTGTTTGCTGGGATCGTATTCTACTGCCCTTACAGTACTATTAAAGGCATTGTTGACCACATTGCCATTTTCGTCTACATACTCCAGTTTAACCCAGTTGGTGCCTTTTTGGAATCCTTGTAGATAGATGGTTTCCCAGGTGTCTAACAGGAAAGACTCGCCGTTGACAGTAGTACGAATGCGCCAGTCTACAATATCATCCTGGGGGTTTTCCCGGGCAACCACATGGAGAGGGGCATTAGTTAGATAAAAGTCTAACATAAGTGGTTCGGCCCCGTACACCCCCTGGGGTTGGTTGTAGGTTAAAAGGGGTAGGTTTGGGGAGGGGTTGTTATCATCAGTGGGGGTGAAGACATGGAATATGGTTTGGGCGTAGGCTGTTGGGTTTTTAAAAGTCTCATTCCAGGGATAAGCCGCTATGACTCTGATAGTATGAGTGCCGGGTGCTAGATTAGATAACAAAATGGGCTCTTCTGTGCTATAAACTTCTTGTGGAGGTTGGTTGTCCAGGAATAATAGCAGATGTGGCCCCATTTGTAATTCTTCGTCTTTGAATAATTCTAAGCCCTCTACAGACACCCTCACGGCTACTTGTTGACTGTTTAGGGTTTCATTGTTGCCCGGAGAGATGATTTGTACTTTTGGTTTGGTGTAGGCGAAGGTTTCTTTTAGTTGTTGAATCAGGGGTGGGGGAGGCACTTCTTTTATTTTTTCTACTTTTGGGATAGGGGTTTTAGAATCAGTGTTGAAGGCTTGTACACTTTCGATGCTGTCCTTACAAGCGGTTATTGTCCAACTCAACAGGAAAACTGCTAGCCAGGAGAGGATTCTGCGACAAGTCATGTTTTCGCCGTTTCTGCCGTTGCTATTTCGTTACTAATGATAACGGATTTTGTTTATTTATTCGGAATGGGTTACAATTTGACTGCCAAAACTTGAGTATGGGCGCCACGGGCTTGTGTTACTCCTATTGTCCTCTCCGCTGCTTCTATCATTGGTCGTCTCAAACTCACCACTATAAACTGTGCATATTCCGCCTGTTTTTTTATCATTTTTGCTAGTTTTTCCACATTGGCGCCGTCTAAAAACATGTCTACTTCATCAAAGGCATAAAAGGGAGACGGACGGTATTGTTGTAGGGCAAAAATAAAACTGAGGGCAGTAAGAGACTTCTCACCTCCTGACATGGAATTTAATTTTTGCACCGGTTTTCCCTTTGGGTGGGCTACTAGGTTTAATCCTCCATTGAAGGGATTATTTTCGTCTTCTAGTTGTAGATAACCATCCCCCTCTGAAAGGGTGGCAAAAATCTTCTTGAAGTTTTCATTTACCGCCTCAAATGCCTCCCTGAATGCCCTTAATCTCAGAGTCTTTAGGTTTTCTATTCTCAACAGCAATTCCCTCCTTTCTGTCGCCAATGTATTCATTTTCTCTGATAATTCTGCCAATCTCCTCTGATTATTTTCGTACTCCTCTATGGCCAGCATATTCACGGGCTCTAGGGCGGCTATTTTCCTCTCCAGCCGGCTAATCTCCCCTCTTATATCTTCCAGTTTTTTGGCTAAAATTTCCGGTTGTATTTTGTCTATATCCTCCTCAAATAATTGCCTCGCCCCTGGTGTATTTGGAATTTCCTTGGGTAGCTCTCCTATTTGTCTGTTTATGTCTTCCAGTCTTAGCCGTAATTCCTCCTCTTTTATCCTCGTTTTCTCCAGGAGCAATTCAGTCTGCTTTTTCAAATCTTCTGTCTCTTTAATTTCCTCCTCCGTTTTGTCTCTTTGCTGTTTATATTCTTTCAATTTCGCTTCTATTTCTGCCAGTCTTGTTTCTAGCTGTTTTATAGTCTCATTTACAGATGTTTCTTGTTGTTTTAGCTGAGTAAATTTTTTATTTTTAGATGTCATTTCCTGATTTATTTCCTGAATTTGGCCCTTGAAGTATTGCTGCTGGCTCAGGAGTTTTTCTAGTTCGCCTTTGCCAGTTATTAACCGTCTTTCGGCAGTTTCCATCTGGCTATTAATTTCTTCCAGATATGCTTCTAGTTGTGAGATGGTTTGCTGCAATTGTTGCCACTGCTGACTGTTAAAAGTTGCCTCTAATTCCTTTAGGGTTTTGATTTTGTCTTCCAGGGAGTTTTGTAGGAGGGGAATGGCTTGGGCCAAATTTTCCAATTGCTGTTGACTTTGTTGCAGATGATGACGGTTTTCCTGGTAGATGGTAGTTATTTTTTCCACCTCGGCTTGTAGGAGTTGAATTTCTTTTTTACTGTGCTCTAGTAACAACTGTTGTTTGTGATAATCCTGTCTTGTTTTATTTAATTGCAGTGAGAGGGTTGACATTTCTCCCCTTTTTTGTGATAGGATGGTGGTAAGATGGGCCCTTATTGTTTCTATTTCCGCGAGTCTGGCAGAAAGGGAATGTAACTGGCTGCTAATGGGAGAGGGGGAAGAGAAGCCAAAGGGAAAGGTTGTGCGGGGGGGAAGACTGCCACCAGTGATGGCGCCACTGGTTTCTAGTAACTCGCCGGTGAGGGTTACAATGCGGTATTTGCCGAGGAAATTACGGGCGGATTCTAGAGAGTCAAAAACAAGGGTATTGCCAAAGACGTAGGCGAAAATTGGTTGATAACGAGGCTCAAATCGTACTAGATTGATAGCCAAATCAATAAAACCTGTGGCATTACGGACTGTCTGTGGCACATAAACGGGGGGAGGATTTATTTTATTAAGGGGGAGAAAAGTTGCCCTTCCGGCTTTTTGTTGTTTCAATAGTTGGATGGCCAAGGCGGCTACGTTGTCGTCTTCTACCACAATATAGCCGAGACGACTACCAGCAGCAATTTCTAAAGCCAGTTGATATTTTGTCTCAACTTCCCCCAGTTGAGCCACTAAACCACAGACGCCTGACAGGTTGGAGTTGAGAATAATTTTACTGGCTGTAGTGCCCTGAGCTTCTTGTTGTGCTTGTCTAGTAGCCTCCAATTGGTAGAATAGTTTTTGTTTTTCCCTTTCTTCTTTTTCTAGGCGGATGAGGGTTTCCTGATGTAGTTTTAAATCTGCTTCCAATTGGGATATTTTCTCCGTCAATTCTTGGACTTGTTGTCTGTATTTTTCCTCTTCCGTTTCCAGGGAGAATACTGTTTGCCGCTTGGCTTTTATTTCTTCTCCTAAGAATGCCAGTTTTTGTTGACTTTCTGCCAGAAGTTGTGAGAGGTTGGCACATCTTTCCTTCAACAATGCTTCTTGAGTGAGGAGAGGATTGAGTTTGTCTTGTAATTCTTTGATTTCCTGGTTTAATCCCCTTTGTTTGTTTAGCAATTCCTGGGAGTTACTGGCAAGAGAGTTGGCCTGTATTTTCTTTTGTTGTAGGGCAATTTTGATATTATTTCTTTCTGCTGCCAAGAAGGGGATTGTTTTCGTATCCAGGATTTTTATTTCGTCAAGGAGAGTAGCTATTTGGCCATCATTAACGACAATATTGGCGTTAATTTCCTGAATTTTTGCTGCATATTCTTCCCGGAGGGCGGTGAGAGTTTCTAGGTTTTTCCAAATGTTTTCTCTTCGGACTTTTTCCGTAGCTAACTGGGAGGTAATTTTGATTTTTTCGTCTTCTCCCAAGGCTTTGATGAGGTAATTTAAATGGGACAAATTCTCCTGAAGTTTTACGATTTTTTCTTGAAGCTGTTCTAGTTGTTTGCCAAGAGATTTTTGCTGGCTGTTAAGACTTTGTATTTGTTGGAATAGCCTGTGTTTTTCCTGTTGAAGATAATGCCAATTGACGACTAAATCCCATTGTTTTTTTTCCTGAATTTCGGTTTTTAGTTTTTGATATTTTGCGGCTTTTTCGGCGTCTTGTTTGAGTCTAATACTGTTTTGGACTAATTCCTCCTGAAGGATGCGACATGTTTCTTGTTTATCTTTGACGACATCAAGAGTGACTAAGGTTTGTTCAATTTTACGATCAAATTCCGCTACTCCTGCCAACTCGTCAATAATCTCCCTTCTCTCCCTACTGTTCATGGTTATGATACGAGTTACATCTCCCTGTAATACGATGTTATAGCCCTCGGGATAAATCCGCAGCCTAAGTAACTGTTCCTGTAGTTCTCCAGCAGTACAAGGGGAGTCATTGAGGTAGAAGGTGGAGGTATAGCTACCACTTTTTGTAACGCGGAGACGGCGGGTTACTTTCAATTCTCCCGATTCTGTTGGGTTATCATGGAAATTATCGAGGGAAAAAACGACGGATACAACTGTTTCCAATACGCCGCCATTTTCCTGATGATTATTATTGATTAAATCTGGCAGTCTTTCGGCGCGCATGCCTCGAGAGCTTGCTAATCCCAGACAGAATAATATACCATCTAGAATGTTAGATTTTCCCGAACCATTTGGGCCTGAGATTACCGTAAATCCTGGTTGTAGGGGGATTACCGTCTTTTTTCCGAAGGATTTGAAATGCTCCAATTCTATGCGTTTAATAAAAACCATATTCTGTCGTTGACAGGGGGGTGATTGTGGTTTTGTTGCCGTAAATTTTGACAGGGTTTATGGGGGTCGTATTATTATAACATGAACTGAGAATTTTACAATTTTCTTTCTGTTAACAGGGGGGAATAAAAGTCAAAAGACTGTTAGAATGGGGCTACTGTGTGGTGAATGGGGGTATACATGAGTAGACTACAGGTATTAAAACCGTATCTGTTTTTGTTACCGGCGTTGACAATTTTGTTTATAGTAGTTTTTTTCCCGGCTATTCAGGCATTTTCTTTAAGTTTTAGTCGCTTTGAATATGATTTGACGCAGCCGCCAGAGTGGATAGGATGGAGGAATTTTGAAAAACTGATGCAGGATGAGGTTTTCCAACAGACTGTGAAGAATACCCTGCTATATGTTGTTGGGGTGGTACCACCTTTGGTAATTTTATCCCTACTGTTGGCCATTTTAGTGAATCAGAAACTCCCAGGGATTCTTTGGTTTCGCACTACTTTTTACACTCCCGTGGTGGTATCGATGGTGGTAGCGGGAATAGCTTGGAAGGCAATATACTTGTCTAATGGGCTTTTTAATCAATTTTGGCTAAGTCTTGGCTTTAGGGAGGGAATTGGCTGGCTGACTAATCCAAAATGGGCTATCTGGAGTGTTATGATAGTGACCATCTGGAAGGGGCTAGGTTATTATATGGTAATCTACCTAGCCGGGTTACAAAGCATTCCTCCCGAGTTGTATGAAGCTGGGGCTATTGACGGTTCCGTAGGATGGAAGAAACATATTGATATTACCATACCTTTAATGCGTCCCTATATAATCTTAGTGGCTGTAATTTCGGCCTTGAGTGCCTCTAAGGTGTTTGAGGAGGTTTACATGTTGACTCAGGGGGGGCCTAACAATGCTTCCAAGACGGTAGTATATTACATGTACGAGAAAGCCTTTCGGGAATTAGAAATCAGTTACGCCTGTACTATAGGTTTGGTATTATTTGTTTTCATTTTGGTGTTGTCGTTGGGAAATTTATATTTTTCCAGGATAATGGGGGAAAAAGGCCATTGGCAAAGAGGAAATTATTAGAGAATTACTAGTGGGGATTTGCCTGTTGGGGAAAGGGGAAATAGTGGGGGGAGGTGAGGAATTGATTACAGATGGGTGATAATCATTATCCTGCGCTTGGGGAAAAACTAGTCGCCTAAGGGTAATAACCATTATATTGTGTCCTCCAAGCCATTGAAAAAAGTGGCAATAAGACTGTTGCAAAAGGAGGGGGAGAGTGGATGGGGATTGGAAAATGGGTTTTAAAAGTTAAGAGAAGGAGTGAGAAGGCTAGGCGGAGTAGGAAGCAGGAGAATAACAATCATTCTCCCACAGTGCAGGGGGAAAATCGCAGGTGGGTATAAACTCAACACTGATTCGCCTGTTGCCGGGGAATAGGGGTAATAGTGGGAATGGGGGATTAGCTATAGAGGGGGGATAATCATTTTCCCTTGTGGGAGGTGTGGGTGGGGGCAAAAGATATAAGGGTTTGTAACTGTAAATTCCTACGGGTTTGGGAGGTTGTTAAAAATAGAGGTAGACAGGGAAAATAGGCTGCCTAAAAGGAGGGCGATACTACTAAGACTACTAATAGCAAAACCC
This window harbors:
- a CDS encoding TRC40/GET3/ArsA family transport-energizing ATPase, with translation MRVILMTGKGGVGKTSVAAATGLKCASLGYKTLVLSTDPAHSLADSFELELAHEPRLIKDNLWAAELDALMELENNWGAVKRYITEVLQARGLDGVQAEELAILPGMDEIFSLVRMKRHYDEGDFDVLIIDSAPTGTALRLLSLPEVGGWYMRKFYKPFQTMSAALRPIFEPIFKPIAGFSLPSNEVMEAPYEFYLQIEELEKVLTDNTQTTVRLVTNPEKMVIKESLRAHAYLSLYNVATDLIIANRIIPETVEDPFFQKWKETQKIYKQQIYDDFHPLPVKEVPLFPEEMCGLAALERLKDTLYPGDEDPTQVYYRENTIRVVQEDKTYSLELYLPGIPKQQIKLNKTGDELNVRIGNHRRNLVLPQALATLSPAGAKMEGDYLKIKFATTKAP
- the smc gene encoding chromosome segregation protein SMC; the protein is MVFIKRIELEHFKSFGKKTVIPLQPGFTVISGPNGSGKSNILDGILFCLGLASSRGMRAERLPDLINNNHQENGGVLETVVSVVFSLDNFHDNPTESGELKVTRRLRVTKSGSYTSTFYLNDSPCTAGELQEQLLRLRIYPEGYNIVLQGDVTRIITMNSRERREIIDELAGVAEFDRKIEQTLVTLDVVKDKQETCRILQEELVQNSIRLKQDAEKAAKYQKLKTEIQEKKQWDLVVNWHYLQQEKHRLFQQIQSLNSQQKSLGKQLEQLQEKIVKLQENLSHLNYLIKALGEDEKIKITSQLATEKVRRENIWKNLETLTALREEYAAKIQEINANIVVNDGQIATLLDEIKILDTKTIPFLAAERNNIKIALQQKKIQANSLASNSQELLNKQRGLNQEIKELQDKLNPLLTQEALLKERCANLSQLLAESQQKLAFLGEEIKAKRQTVFSLETEEEKYRQQVQELTEKISQLEADLKLHQETLIRLEKEEREKQKLFYQLEATRQAQQEAQGTTASKIILNSNLSGVCGLVAQLGEVETKYQLALEIAAGSRLGYIVVEDDNVAALAIQLLKQQKAGRATFLPLNKINPPPVYVPQTVRNATGFIDLAINLVRFEPRYQPIFAYVFGNTLVFDSLESARNFLGKYRIVTLTGELLETSGAITGGSLPPRTTFPFGFSSPSPISSQLHSLSARLAEIETIRAHLTTILSQKRGEMSTLSLQLNKTRQDYHKQQLLLEHSKKEIQLLQAEVEKITTIYQENRHHLQQSQQQLENLAQAIPLLQNSLEDKIKTLKELEATFNSQQWQQLQQTISQLEAYLEEINSQMETAERRLITGKGELEKLLSQQQYFKGQIQEINQEMTSKNKKFTQLKQQETSVNETIKQLETRLAEIEAKLKEYKQQRDKTEEEIKETEDLKKQTELLLEKTRIKEEELRLRLEDINRQIGELPKEIPNTPGARQLFEEDIDKIQPEILAKKLEDIRGEISRLERKIAALEPVNMLAIEEYENNQRRLAELSEKMNTLATERRELLLRIENLKTLRLRAFREAFEAVNENFKKIFATLSEGDGYLQLEDENNPFNGGLNLVAHPKGKPVQKLNSMSGGEKSLTALSFIFALQQYRPSPFYAFDEVDMFLDGANVEKLAKMIKKQAEYAQFIVVSLRRPMIEAAERTIGVTQARGAHTQVLAVKL
- the psb27 gene encoding photosystem II protein Psb27; its protein translation is MIRASITRILASVLAFTLFFAYTPPLLADSLTGNYVNDTIEVVQELTRAVELPADAPPEVKKEIQAQARRKINDYIARYRRNNKYNGLRSFTTMQTALNSLAGYYTSYGTRPLPDKLKQRILQEFKQVEFALKKGY
- a CDS encoding sugar ABC transporter permease, producing MGVYMSRLQVLKPYLFLLPALTILFIVVFFPAIQAFSLSFSRFEYDLTQPPEWIGWRNFEKLMQDEVFQQTVKNTLLYVVGVVPPLVILSLLLAILVNQKLPGILWFRTTFYTPVVVSMVVAGIAWKAIYLSNGLFNQFWLSLGFREGIGWLTNPKWAIWSVMIVTIWKGLGYYMVIYLAGLQSIPPELYEAGAIDGSVGWKKHIDITIPLMRPYIILVAVISALSASKVFEEVYMLTQGGPNNASKTVVYYMYEKAFRELEISYACTIGLVLFVFILVLSLGNLYFSRIMGEKGHWQRGNY